A segment of the Bacillus pseudomycoides genome:
CTGCAAGAATGACAAATAAAGCAGAAGCGCGGCCCTCAAATAGTGACATAAAGACTATTAACCATGGAGGGCCATTACCTTCAGCTCCTGTTATAACCATGAAATTAACAATTAACATTCCAAACATAGCCCATGCTCTGGCGAAATCTAATCCAATAATTCTTCTTTTAATTTTCATGGGGAACACGTCCTTTAAATATGCTATGCACAGCTTCAATCCATATTTGCTTATAATCCATGTTCATATCAAACATCATGAAATTTCCTATATTATCAAGTACTAATGCAAGCATATGAGCTTTGGCCGTCAGGTTATCATCCTCAATAAGTTGCAATGAACATGCTTTAGTAAGAAGTGCTTCAAATCCTTTTAAATATTCTCTTTGTATGGAAAGGAGTCGTTCATTGTAAGTGCTATTTCTAGATGCAAGTAACATGTATTCTTGTAGAATGCGGTTAAAAAAAGGATCCTTATCTTGTTCATCGATTATAGTTACGCCAATTTCAATACATTTTTCAATGAAATTGTTCTTTGTAAATTCATCCGTCTTAAAGAAGGTTGAAAATTGAATTGCTTGGCATAGCTCATTAAATAAACCTTCAATTAAGGCATCTTTAGATTTGAAGTAATAATAAATAGAGGGTTTTGCAATTCCAACTTCTTCGGCAATCATCGTGTATGTTGTCTTATTGATGCCGTGCTCTGCAAATAAACGATAACTTGCTTCGATTATTGTAGAGAGAGTTTCCTCACTTTTCCTCATTGTTGAGCCTCCTAACATGATCATATTTAGAATAGTATTAATTGGAAATATTTTCAACCTACCGTTAGGTAAAAAACAGCCTATTTTTTACTTCGTCCTATGTACTACGATTGGTTATGGTCAATAGCTAACTATCATAAATTCCTACTTAATCATCATAGTAAATTATATTTTTCGAAAGTATTTATTACTTTCATACACAAATATTGAGAAAATATTACTTTATCTATTCGTGTAAAAAAGAGAAAGGTAATGTAATCGGCCTTATAGAATTACTCGTACATTCAAAATTTATTAAAGAGAGTGGAGAGTGATTCGAATGTTGAAAAAAAGAGTAGTGGCAATTGCTGCGGCAATACCGTTAGTACTAGGGACAGTATCTACTGCTTCAGCGGTAGAAGAGAAGCAAGTAAAGATAGACAGATATTCTCCTCAGGAAAAAGCAGCCGAATATTTAAAAGCGAATGCCGCGCAATATTCATTAAAGCCAGATCTATCAGACTTACAGTATATTTCAACGACGGATACACAAGTAGCCTCTTATGTTAGGTTTCAACAAGTAGTAAATAGTTCCCCTGTATTTTCAAGACAAATAACGGTGACTCTTAATGGGAAAGGTCAAGGATTACTTGCAGTTTCCGATTATCAGCCTGTTCAGAGTGTGAAAGAAATTAAGCAAAAAATCAGTGAAAAAGATGCGGAGCAAAAATCAAAGGCATATGTTGGAGGAGAAAGTGAACAAAATTTATGGGCGCCAACAATGAATGAATTTGGCTATGTCATTGAAGAAGGAGTTGCTATTCCGGTATACCGAGTTGTAGTCCATTCCAATCAACCATTTGGTGCATGGGAAACATTCATTGATGCAGAGAGTGGAAAGTTAATTAAAAAGGTTGATATAAACAGGAAAGCGGAGGGAACGGGGAAAGTGTTTATGCCTAATCCTGTCGTATCAAGTGGTAGTTTAACTGGATTAAAGGATAATAATGATGCAGATTCTACAGCATTAAATAATCAATTAAAAACAGTTACGTTAAAAGGTTTGAATGGAACAGGCTTTTTAGTTGGAGATTATGTCACAATTTCTTCAAAGGCAAAAACAAAATCTTCAACTCTTCAATTTAATTACACTCGTTCTAATGATAGTTTTGAAGATGTGATGGCATATTATCATCTTGACACTTTACAACGTTACATCCAACAAATAGGTTTTAAAAATATTAATAATCGTTCTATTAAAGTAAATGTGAACGGAACGAGAGATGATAATTCTTTCTATTCTCCATCAACGAAAGCTTTAACATTCGGAACTGGTGGAGTAGATGACGCTGAAGATGCAGGAATTATCGCACATGAATATGGGCATTCAATTCAGGATAATCAAGTTCCAGGGTTCGGAAGTTCTGCAGAAGGCGGGGCGATGGGAGAAGGATTTGGAGATTTCTTAGGTGCAACTTATGAAGATGCTACATCAACTACAGGATATGGAAAAGCATGTGTGGGAGAATGGGATGCAACCTCTTATTCTAGTTCTAATCCAACATGTTTACGCCGATTAGATAACAATAAGGTGTACCCAAGAGATGTGCAAAATGAAGTACACGCAGATGGAGAAATTTGGGCGCAAGGTGAATATGAAATGGCGCAAGCTTTTGGACGTGATGTGGCAACAAAAATTATTTTACAATCACATTGGTCATTAACGCCAAATGCTAACTTCCGTGATGGAGCAAAAGCAATAAAGCAAGCAGATGCTCTTTTATATGGGGGACAGCATGCAGCGGAAATTGACCGAATTTGGACTGCGAGAGGAATTAGTACAAATTAAGAATATGACTGAATAATAGAGAACCCCTGACATAACACCGATTATGCCGGGGTTTCTTTATTACTTGTATTTACTATCAAAAATTACCTATCTATTCATCTAGGAGTTTTCCAGATTTATTGATTTACTGATGCAAAGGCTGTCTGAGAGAAATTAGGTATAATCTGATTTAATACTTTATCTAATGATTGACCATAGGCGAGTAAAAGTTCATCAAGGAAGCGTTTCCCTTCGTTAGATGAAGTGAGAATGGTCCTAACTAGTTGTGGATCAAATATAGTACATGGTGAGACTGCCAATGAGTTTACTGCCCAATACATTCCGTATAATTTGAAATCACGCTTCGTTGTTGTATATTTAAGAAATAAATCCATATATTTTTGGCCAAAAGAAATGCCTTTCAATTGCTGTGAACCCACATATTCGACACCTTTCCACTGTAAATCAGTAGCACAATTGAGCCACCAAGCTGGTTCGATTACATCTTGCATTTTTTTGAGAACTCTTTGTTCGAAATGAGGGATAGGGTTATGTTGTTGTTCTTGCAAGCAAGACTCGAGTACTTCTACTTCAATTGCAGCAACGGTCATGCCTTGCCCAAAAATAGGATCGTAAATACAGAATGCGTCACCTAAGACTAACAATCCAGAGGGCCATCGCTCCATTTGTTCAAAGTGATGACGAAACAGTTCTGGAACACGATAACTCCGAGGGGAGCATATTGGTTCAAACTCATGCAATATCTCGCCGATTATCG
Coding sequences within it:
- a CDS encoding TetR/AcrR family transcriptional regulator; the protein is MRKSEETLSTIIEASYRLFAEHGINKTTYTMIAEEVGIAKPSIYYYFKSKDALIEGLFNELCQAIQFSTFFKTDEFTKNNFIEKCIEIGVTIIDEQDKDPFFNRILQEYMLLASRNSTYNERLLSIQREYLKGFEALLTKACSLQLIEDDNLTAKAHMLALVLDNIGNFMMFDMNMDYKQIWIEAVHSIFKGRVPHEN
- a CDS encoding M36 family metallopeptidase, yielding MLKKRVVAIAAAIPLVLGTVSTASAVEEKQVKIDRYSPQEKAAEYLKANAAQYSLKPDLSDLQYISTTDTQVASYVRFQQVVNSSPVFSRQITVTLNGKGQGLLAVSDYQPVQSVKEIKQKISEKDAEQKSKAYVGGESEQNLWAPTMNEFGYVIEEGVAIPVYRVVVHSNQPFGAWETFIDAESGKLIKKVDINRKAEGTGKVFMPNPVVSSGSLTGLKDNNDADSTALNNQLKTVTLKGLNGTGFLVGDYVTISSKAKTKSSTLQFNYTRSNDSFEDVMAYYHLDTLQRYIQQIGFKNINNRSIKVNVNGTRDDNSFYSPSTKALTFGTGGVDDAEDAGIIAHEYGHSIQDNQVPGFGSSAEGGAMGEGFGDFLGATYEDATSTTGYGKACVGEWDATSYSSSNPTCLRRLDNNKVYPRDVQNEVHADGEIWAQGEYEMAQAFGRDVATKIILQSHWSLTPNANFRDGAKAIKQADALLYGGQHAAEIDRIWTARGISTN